A single region of the Lagopus muta isolate bLagMut1 chromosome 24, bLagMut1 primary, whole genome shotgun sequence genome encodes:
- the LOC125684275 gene encoding uncharacterized protein LOC125684275: MKVSSGAAADGRNEVHVNELKHLLRTNPKGLDSSEDAASNENKTVSGSDSPLLTSGSCRPSRPPRPSRPPPPTPADPHQQLNIEECEWLRNGVGTQGSYRAMGVCVTTFLRGPCKLLLPSPASGAMLKLEESCPRQVEKMAQLQVLCRLPAVWLLKGISPQLRSLSPRWQRMCCATISSVETLCRFSALAAVVPVSRCHKPDWHSLGTQTWETVRKPQGKCCSAEEGSQEGEQKEPRRPTGHSNQLECFLGGGTKGQRTELPGFHRQASSGPFVPLIGQRQRRQLRLAEAQRAGTAVGSRLSLHTVPVPQPLRFGAVRAAPRRNRGTA; the protein is encoded by the exons AGGACTAACCCAAAGGGCCTGGACAGCTCTGAAGATGCtgcttcaaatgaaaacaagactgTTAGTGGCAGTGATTCCCCTCTTCTCACCAGTGGAAGCTGCAGACCTTCTCGACCCCCCAGGCCTTCCAGACCACCTCCACCCACACCCGCAGACCCCCATCAGCAGCTG aacaTCGAGGAATGTGAGTGGCTGAGAAATGGAGTTGGGACTCAGGGGAGCTATCGAGCAATGGGTGTCTGTGTCACAACCTTCCTGCGCGGCCCTTGCAAG ctcctgctcccctcGCCTGCAAGTGGAGCAATGCTCAAGCTTGAGGAGTCTTGTCCTCGGCAGGTGGAAAAGATGGCGCAGCTGCAGGTTTtgtgcaggctgcctgctgtgtggctgctgaagGGCATTTCTCCTCAGCTGagatccctgagcccacgctgGCAGAGAATGTGCTGCGCCACCATCTCTTCTGTGGAGACACTTTGCAGGTTCTCTGCGTTAGCTGCAGTCGTGCCGGTTTCCAGGTGCCATAAGCCA GACTGGCACAGTCTTGGGACTCAGACTTGGGAGACAGTGAGGAAACCCCAAGGCAAGTGCTGCTCGGCTGAGGAAGGAAGCCaagaaggagagcaaaaagaaccGAGAAGGCCCACAGGACACTCGAATCAGCTGGAATGCTTCCTCGGAGGTGGCACCAAAGGGCAGCGGACTGAGTTGCCTGGTTTTCACAGACA GGCCAGTTCCGGCCCGTTCgtgcctctcattggtcagcggcagcgcCGCCAACTCCGATTGGCTGAGGCGCAGCGCGCGGGAACGGCCGTTGGCAGCCGGCTCTCCCTTCACACGGTGCCGGTCCCACAGCCGCTGCGCTTCGGAGCTGTCCGGGCAGCACCGAGACGGAACCGCGGCACGGCGTGA